The genomic window TGCGAACACGGTCGTCTGATCAAGAACGGCAAGCTGGCCGGCGTGGTGCGCAACCCCAACTACCGCGGCGTCACCGTTGATTTTTGGAACCGCCTGGGCGCGGTCGGCAAAGACGAAGCCACCTACGGCACGCTGTTCTGCGGCAAAGGAGAACCCAGCCAGGTCATACGGGTTGGGCATTCGTCACCGGCCTGTTTGTTCCGTGGCGTGGAAGTGTTTGGAGGCCAATCATGAGCCAGAGCCCATTTGTGACCACCGTGCGCCAACACTTCGATGCCGTGGCCGACTGCGTGTTGCAGAGCTTGCAGGGCGATGAGGCTGCCACGCTGAACCTCAACGCCGAAGAAACCCTGTTTGTCCGCTTCAACAACAACCGGGTACGCCAGAACACCAATGTGGAGCAGATTGCCATGGGCCTGCAATTGCAAGGTGCAGGCCGCACCGCTGCAATGAGCCGCACCCTCTCGGGCAAGGTGGAGGCTGACTGCGCCGCCATGCTGCAGATGCTGACCCAGTGCCGCGACGAACTGGCCGTGCTGCCGCCAGACCCGCACCAGGTGCCCCTAGAAAACCATGGCAGCAGCGACGAAACCTTCAGTGGCCAATTGCTGGCACCCGATGCAGTGGTAGACGCCGTGGTAGGCCCTGCGCAGGGCTGCGACATGGCCGGGCTGTATGCGGCGGGCTCCATCGTGCGCGCCAACCGCAACTCCAAGGGCCAACGCCACTGGTTTGCCACGCAAACCTTCTTCATGGACTACTCGCTTTACAACGGCTCCCGTGCGGTCAAGGGCAGTTACGCCGGCACCCACTGGGAGCCCGCGCAGTGGGCGGCCAACCTGGCGCACAGCAAGCATCTTTTGGCACTAATGGACAAGCCTTTGCAGACCGTTAAGCCCGGCCAGTACCGCACCTACCTGGCCCCGCGCGCGGTTGCCGACCTGGTGGGCATGATGGGCTGGAATGCCTTGTCGGCCTCGGCCTGGAAGCAAGGGCGAAGCCCCTTCAAAAAGCTGGCCGACAAAGAGTCGCGCTTGTCCACCCAACTGCACATCACCGAGAACTTTGGCCTGGGCCTGACCCCGCGCTTCAATACGCTGGGCGAGGTGTCCGCACCCGCGGTGCCACTGATAACAGCGGGCGAGCTGTCTACGCTGCTGATCAGCTCCCGCACCAGCAAAGAGTTCGGCCTGGTCGCCAATGGCGCCAATGAATCCGAAGGACCGCGCGCGCTGGACATGGCGCCCGGCTCGCTGGAAGAGAAAGATGTTTTGCGGCAACTGGGCACCGGCTTGTATTTGTCCAACCTGCACTACCTGAACTGGAGCGACCCTGTGTCGGCCCGCGTGACGGGAATGACACGGTATGCCTGCTTCTGGGTAGAAAACGGCGAGATCGTTGGCCCCATCAAAGACATGCGGTGGGACGAGAGCCTGTATGACGCCCTGGGCGACAAGCTGCTGGCCCTGACCACCCACACCGCCATTGACCCGGCAGTGGACACCTATTACCACCGCGCCCTTGGCGGCTCCCGCACGCCGGGGGCGCTGATCGATAACTTTACGTTTACCTTGTAGGCCGCGCGTTCCAGCGTTGAGACGCACCGGAGCCATATGTTGTGTTATTGACCGGTATTCTGTACATGCCTAGAATACTGGTCAGTATGTCTACTCTACGCCAAAGTATCGGTGAAGCCCTTCGCGCTGCCCGCATTTCCAAGCCGATGTCGCAACAGGAGTTGGCCGCGGCGGTGGGTATCAGCCGTACCACACTGGTCCAAATCGAAAAAGGCAACGACGCCCAGATGTCCAACGTGGAGAAAACCGCGCAGGTGCTGGGCCTGGAGTTTGGGATCCTTGAAGAATCGTCAGCAATGGCACGGCGCCGGACCGCGCGCTCTGAACTCCAGGCCAAACTGGCGGCATCGCGCGAAAAGCATTTAAAGATTGCAGTCCAATTCGCACTGGGCGGGCCAGAAGCCGCCGCATTAAAAACGGGTGCATTGAAGATGGTCAAGCTGTGGAGAGACAAGCAGTTGTGCAGCCCTGTCTACATCGACCGCTGGCAGCAGATATTGGAGGCCAATCCGCAGCAAGTGGCCCAAAGCCTGCTGGCGATGGATGACGATGAATGGGGACCTGCCCTACGCCAGAACACGCCGTTTGCAGTGGCCGTACCATGAAGGTCGAAGACATCGACCTGTTGCTGGGCAAGATCCGCGATAGCAGTGGCTTGGACGAGTTTGTCGTGATTGGAAGCCTATCAGCACTAGGCTTGGTCGCTGACGGCTTGCCACCCCGCATGACGTGGTCGATGGAGGTAGATGCCTACCCCGAACGCGACCCCAAACGGGCCCATGAGTTCTCCAAGCAGTTTGGTGAAAACAGCGCCTTCCACCAAGAGCACGGCTACTACTTCGATGCCGTGAGCCCCGATTTGCCAACACTGCCCGCAGGCTGGGAAAAACGCATGTTGCGCCAGGTGCTTCCCTGCGGCGTTAAGGTGAAGTATCTGGAGCCCAATGACTGCGCGGTCTCCAAATACGCGCGCTCGGAACCCAAGGATCGGGAATGGATACGGGCCGGTATCGAAGCGGGCATCTTGTCCCTGCCGACCATCGAATACCGCATGCGGGAGACGCGGTTTATGGACGATGCGGAGCACGCTATGGCCAAGTCTTCTGTGGCTGAGGACCGGTTGTGGTTTCAGGGGCTGCGCAGTCTGCCAACCTGAAACCACGCAAGTGAACGTGTGATTCAGTGCGTGGTGCAACCCTGGCGCAGGATGAAGTCAGGATTTGCCGGGTTGTAGACACTGCTGGCGGGTTGTGGCGTCTTTTCGACCAGCGTGCGCAGCGCACTGGCGCCCATTTGCAGGCGCCAATCCGCAGACTGTTCCATCTGCAGCAGGACTGGCACATCGGCGGGGCTGAAGCTGCGGGCGCACCAGGTTTTGCGGATGCTGGCAAACGTCACGCGGTAGCCGGGCGCCAGTGTGCCGTGGCCCAGCCATTGGAACTCCATGTGGGTTTCCAGCAGTTTGCAAATGCCCGCAGCGTCTGGCGTTTTCTGTGTGGCGCAGGCCAGGTTTCTGGTCCAGTCGCCTGCCCAAGCCGGTGCGGACCAGAGCATCAGGGCCAGAGTGGCAAGCTGCGGGAGCCGTTGCATGCCTGTCTGTGCCCGTGTGGAACTGTTGTGCCGCAGACCTTAGTTCAGCGCCATGCTCAGCTTGCGCCGATAACTAGCCACCAACTGAGCCTGCGGGTCCAACGTCGTAACCGCTTTGCCGGCAATCTCAATACCACCCGCCGTTTTGCCGCTGGCCAGTGGGTCAATCTTGGGCTTGGGCGGTGTCAGCAGCTCCAGAATCGCCACAAACGTCTTGCGGGGCAGCGCGTCGTTCCAGGCCTTGTCGCGTATGATGATTTCCAGCAGCTCGTCCATGGACTCGGTCCAGTTGCCGCCCACCATGAGCACGCGGGCTTTGGCAAAGCGGGTGTCGAAGTCGCGTTTGTTGGCGGCGATCAGCGTGTCGAACTGCTCCATGGTCCAGGTGCCACGCTCGTCTTGCATCACAAACTGGATGGAGGTCAGGAACTGGTGCAGGGCTTCAAAGCGCAGTTGGCGCGGGATCTCGGCCAGGGCCGGGGCCAACGCGGCTTCGGCGTCGTCCAGCATGTCGTTCTCGATCAGCAGTTTCACATAGTCATACCGGGCGTCGTCGTTGCCGGGGTTGACGGTCAGCGCTGAATGCAGCTTGTGCAGCGCGGCCTGGGGGTCGCCGGCGTCGATGAGCGCCTGCGCGTCATCCACCTCGGATTCGGCTTCCAGCGCCTCGGCCGAGGGTACGTGTTTGTCCAGAAAGGCTTTGATTTCACTCTCGGGCTTGGCGCCCATGAAGCCGTCCACCGGCTTGCCGCCCACCATCAGCACACAGGTAGGGATGCTGCGGATGCCAAAGGCCTGGGCCAGTTCCTGCTGCTCGTCAGAATCGATCTTGACCAGCTTGAAGCGGCCTTCGTAGGCCAGCTCGACCTTTTCCAGAATGGGCCCTATGACCTTGCAGGGGCCGCACCAGGGCGCCCAAAAGTCGACGAGGACGGGGACTTGGGCCGAGGCGGCTACCACTTCAGTTTCGAAGTTTTCGATGGTGACGTTGATCATTTAAAGCCGCTTAAAGCGAAAAAGTAAAATCGGGGGAGTAACACAACAGGTCGGGGCCGGTATGCAGCCCTTGTCCGTCGCATTTTAAAGATTTATGAACATCCAAATCGGCGTCGTCATGGGTTCCAGTTCCGACTGGGACACCATGCAGCATGCAGTGCAGATTCTCCAGCAGTTCGGCATCACCCATGAAGCCAAGGTGGTGTCGGCCCACCGCATGCCGGACGACATGTTTGCCTACGCCGAGGCCGCCGCGGGGCGCGGCATGCGCGCCATCATTGCCGGGGCGGGCGGGGCAGCGCACCTGCCGGGCATGCTGGCGGCCAAGACCACGGTGCCGGTTCTGGGCGTGCCAGTGGCCAGCAAACACCTGTCGGGCGTGGATTCGCTGCACAGCATTGTGCAAATGCCCAAGGGCATACCGGTGGCCACCTTCGCCATTGGCGCGGCGGGCGCTGCCAATGCGGCACTGTTTGCCGTGGCCATGCTGGCGGGTGACCACCCCTCGCTGCGCAAACAGTTGGAAGCCTTCCGCGCCCACCAGACCGAGGTGGCACGCGGCATGACCGTCCCCCCAGTCTTATGAGCGAAGTGACACTCGGCGGAAGCGCGGAAACGACGCTGGGCGTCATGGGCGGCGGCCAGTTGGGCCGCATGTTTGTGCAGGCGGCTCAGCAAATGGGCTTCTTCACCGCCGTGCTGGACGCAGACCCGTTGAGCCCGGCCGGCCGTGTCAGCCACCACCACATCCAGACTGCGTACACCGATGCCGATGGCCTGGCGCAACTGGCGCAGCGCTGCGTGGCGGTAACCACCGAGTTCGAAAACGTGCCGGCCCAGTCGCTGGCTGCCCTGGCGCAGACCGTAACCGTGTCGCCCGCTGCGGACTGCGTAGCCATCTCCCAGGACCGTGCGCGCGAGAAGTCGTATTTTGCAAATTGCGGTGTGCCCGTGGCACCCTATGCAGTCATTGAAACAGCGGAGCAATTGGCTGCTGTACCCGATGACTTGCTGCCCGGCATTCTGAAAACATCCCGCATGGGTTATGACGGCAAGGGCCAGGCCCGTGTGGCCGACCGCGCCGCACTGGCCGCTGCCTGGGCCGCACTCAACGGCGTGCCCTGCGTGCTGGAAAAGATGTTGCCCTTGCAGCTGGAGTGCTCGGTCATTGTGGCGCGGGGTGCCGATGGCGCGTGTGTGAACCTGCCCGTGCAGCGCAACCTGCACCGCGATGGCATCCTGGCTGTAACCGAGGTGTATGAGGGAAATCTGCCTGCAGCCCTCGTGGATCGTGCTGTTGCCGCTGCAAAATCCATAGCAAGTGGTTTGGGCTACGTCGGCGTGTTGTGTGTGGAGTTTTTTGTGTTGGACCCTGCATCACCCGCCGCACAGGCCCTGGGCGGCCTGGTCGTCAACGAGATGGCGCCGCGCCCGCACAACAGCGGCCACTACAGCATGGACGCCTGCGACGTGTCGCAGTTCGAACTGCAGGTGCGCACCCTGGCCGGCCTGCCGCTGACACAGCCGCGCCAGCACAGCCCGTCCATCATGCTGAATTTGCTGGGTGATGTTTGGCCCGACGGGGGCGTTCCCCCTTGGGCCCAAGTGCTGGCCCTGCCCGGCACACACTTGCACCTCTACGGCAAGGCCCGCGCCGCCAAAGGCCGCAAGATGGGGCACCTGACCGTCACCGGTGCAACGATTGAACAGGTGCGTGCCACGGCGCTGCAGGCCGCCGCCATTTTGGGCATAGCAGCGTTTTAATCCGTCCATGATCCTTCCCGCATCCGACCCGGCGTCCATCACCGCCTGCGCCGACGCCATCCGCGCCGGCCGCCTGGTGGGCCTGCCCACCGAGACCGTGTATGGCCTGGGTGCAGACGCCAGCAGCGATGCGGCGGTGGCGCAGATATTTGCCGCCAAGGGCCGCCCGGCGGACCACCCGCTGATCGTGCACGTGTCGGCACAGGGCGGTGGTTTGCCAGCGGTGAAGCATTTCGCGGCCCAGGTGCCACCGTTTGCGCAGCAGCTGATGTCGGCCTTCTGGCCCGGTGCGCTGACGCTGATACTGCCGCGCCGCCCGGGCATGGGCACGGCCGCAGCGGGCGGGCAAAACTCCATTGGCCTGCGCTGCCCGGCCCACCCCGCGGCCCAGGCCGTGCTGCGCGCGCTGCACGATGCGCCGGATGGCCAGGAACCCGTGTGGGGTATTGCCGCACCCAGCGCCAACCGCTTTGGACGCGTCAGCCCCACCACGGCTGCCCATGTGGACAGTGAGTTGGGACCAGACCTGCTGATTCTGGACGGCGGCCCCTGCAACCTGGGCATAGAGTCCACCATCATTGACTGCACCCGCGGCGCCCCCGTGCTGCTGCGCCCCGGCTCCATCAGCCGCCTGCAGGTGGAGCAGGCCTGCGGGCAAAAAGTGCTATCAAATGAAGAGCACTTGGCCAAGCATACTCGGGGGCTGGAGGCTGAAAACACTCCAAAGGCCTCCGGCACACTGGAATCACACTACGCACCCAATGCCAAGCTGCGCCTGATGGATGCCAAGGCCCTGCAGGCGGCGGTCAACATGCTGGGCGACGTCATGTACGCGGCGGGCTCCAACACCCAGCCCACCATCGCGGTGTA from Rhodoferax sp. AJA081-3 includes these protein-coding regions:
- a CDS encoding 5-(carboxyamino)imidazole ribonucleotide synthase, which translates into the protein MSEVTLGGSAETTLGVMGGGQLGRMFVQAAQQMGFFTAVLDADPLSPAGRVSHHHIQTAYTDADGLAQLAQRCVAVTTEFENVPAQSLAALAQTVTVSPAADCVAISQDRAREKSYFANCGVPVAPYAVIETAEQLAAVPDDLLPGILKTSRMGYDGKGQARVADRAALAAAWAALNGVPCVLEKMLPLQLECSVIVARGADGACVNLPVQRNLHRDGILAVTEVYEGNLPAALVDRAVAAAKSIASGLGYVGVLCVEFFVLDPASPAAQALGGLVVNEMAPRPHNSGHYSMDACDVSQFELQVRTLAGLPLTQPRQHSPSIMLNLLGDVWPDGGVPPWAQVLALPGTHLHLYGKARAAKGRKMGHLTVTGATIEQVRATALQAAAILGIAAF
- the trxA gene encoding thioredoxin, producing the protein MINVTIENFETEVVAASAQVPVLVDFWAPWCGPCKVIGPILEKVELAYEGRFKLVKIDSDEQQELAQAFGIRSIPTCVLMVGGKPVDGFMGAKPESEIKAFLDKHVPSAEALEAESEVDDAQALIDAGDPQAALHKLHSALTVNPGNDDARYDYVKLLIENDMLDDAEAALAPALAEIPRQLRFEALHQFLTSIQFVMQDERGTWTMEQFDTLIAANKRDFDTRFAKARVLMVGGNWTESMDELLEIIIRDKAWNDALPRKTFVAILELLTPPKPKIDPLASGKTAGGIEIAGKAVTTLDPQAQLVASYRRKLSMALN
- a CDS encoding DUF6036 family nucleotidyltransferase, with the protein product MKVEDIDLLLGKIRDSSGLDEFVVIGSLSALGLVADGLPPRMTWSMEVDAYPERDPKRAHEFSKQFGENSAFHQEHGYYFDAVSPDLPTLPAGWEKRMLRQVLPCGVKVKYLEPNDCAVSKYARSEPKDREWIRAGIEAGILSLPTIEYRMRETRFMDDAEHAMAKSSVAEDRLWFQGLRSLPT
- the purE gene encoding 5-(carboxyamino)imidazole ribonucleotide mutase translates to MNIQIGVVMGSSSDWDTMQHAVQILQQFGITHEAKVVSAHRMPDDMFAYAEAAAGRGMRAIIAGAGGAAHLPGMLAAKTTVPVLGVPVASKHLSGVDSLHSIVQMPKGIPVATFAIGAAGAANAALFAVAMLAGDHPSLRKQLEAFRAHQTEVARGMTVPPVL
- a CDS encoding TldD/PmbA family protein — protein: MSQSPFVTTVRQHFDAVADCVLQSLQGDEAATLNLNAEETLFVRFNNNRVRQNTNVEQIAMGLQLQGAGRTAAMSRTLSGKVEADCAAMLQMLTQCRDELAVLPPDPHQVPLENHGSSDETFSGQLLAPDAVVDAVVGPAQGCDMAGLYAAGSIVRANRNSKGQRHWFATQTFFMDYSLYNGSRAVKGSYAGTHWEPAQWAANLAHSKHLLALMDKPLQTVKPGQYRTYLAPRAVADLVGMMGWNALSASAWKQGRSPFKKLADKESRLSTQLHITENFGLGLTPRFNTLGEVSAPAVPLITAGELSTLLISSRTSKEFGLVANGANESEGPRALDMAPGSLEEKDVLRQLGTGLYLSNLHYLNWSDPVSARVTGMTRYACFWVENGEIVGPIKDMRWDESLYDALGDKLLALTTHTAIDPAVDTYYHRALGGSRTPGALIDNFTFTL
- a CDS encoding L-threonylcarbamoyladenylate synthase encodes the protein MILPASDPASITACADAIRAGRLVGLPTETVYGLGADASSDAAVAQIFAAKGRPADHPLIVHVSAQGGGLPAVKHFAAQVPPFAQQLMSAFWPGALTLILPRRPGMGTAAAGGQNSIGLRCPAHPAAQAVLRALHDAPDGQEPVWGIAAPSANRFGRVSPTTAAHVDSELGPDLLILDGGPCNLGIESTIIDCTRGAPVLLRPGSISRLQVEQACGQKVLSNEEHLAKHTRGLEAENTPKASGTLESHYAPNAKLRLMDAKALQAAVNMLGDVMYAAGSNTQPTIAVYARTPLKKVPLSILLRRMPEDAAATAHQLFAALRGFDDQGVKLIWVEKPPDTLEWEGVRDRLQRASAPT
- a CDS encoding helix-turn-helix domain-containing protein, which codes for MSTLRQSIGEALRAARISKPMSQQELAAAVGISRTTLVQIEKGNDAQMSNVEKTAQVLGLEFGILEESSAMARRRTARSELQAKLAASREKHLKIAVQFALGGPEAAALKTGALKMVKLWRDKQLCSPVYIDRWQQILEANPQQVAQSLLAMDDDEWGPALRQNTPFAVAVP